Proteins from a genomic interval of Papaver somniferum cultivar HN1 chromosome 4, ASM357369v1, whole genome shotgun sequence:
- the LOC113274464 gene encoding uncharacterized protein LOC113274464 — protein METKVSEARAKVLMQSYCYPNLFFVSSIGLSGGLVLMWKDGFPCDLVSSNNNMIHLLVTSDASKQEWLLSCVYGSSHYVMKQHQWEFIRELGDNVYQPWVIIGDLNIHLNKQHASTSTNSLDNWVCNVVDSVGLMDMGYVGTKYTWSNKTNGKGYKRARIDYALHNSSWVRDYPNSKVLHLPFLGSDHCPLLLITDSFVPRQSKGWKFFRCWLQDSTCVDLILNTWTSTPINMELNAKLGTMRKQLSKWNKHHFGSVHSNVQHLLASLSQLQAKPFSDTISEEISDTIRELEYWKKIEADFWNQKSRDHWVQDMDNNALFSY, from the coding sequence ATGGAAACTAAGGTCTCTGAAGCTAGAGCTAAAGTGTTAATGCAATCCTACTGTTATCCTAATTTATTTTTTGTAAGCTCCATAGGACTATCTGGTGGATTAGTGTTGATGTGGAAAGATGGCTTTCCCTGTGATTTAGTAAGTAGTAATAATAACATGATTCATCTTTTAGTCACTTCAGATGCATCTAAGCAAGAATGGCTTCTTTCATGTGTTTATGGATCATCTCATTATGTGATGAAACAACATCAGTGGGAGTTTATTAGAGAGTTGGGTGATAATGTTTATCAGCCATGGGTGATTATAGGAGATTTGAACATTCATCTGAATAAGCAACATGCTTCAACTAGTACTAATTCCTTGGATAATTGGGTGTGTAATGTTGTAGACAGTGTGGGACTAATGGACATGGGCTATGTGGGTACAAAATATACTTGGTCTAACAAAACTAATGGAAAAGGATACAAAAGAGCAAGGATAGATTATGCTCTACACAACTCAAGTTGGGTCAGAGATTATCCTAACTCAAAAGTTTTGCATCTTCCATTTTTAGGGTCTGACCATTGTCCTTTATTATTAATAACTGATAGTTTTGTGCCAagacaaagtaaaggttggaagTTTTTTAGATGTTGGTTACAAGATTCCACATGTGTTGATTTAATCTTAAACACATGGACTTCTACACCAATAAACATGGAACTCAATGCTAAGTTAGGAACAATGAGAAAGCAATTAtcaaaatggaataaacatcattTTGGTAGTGTTCATTCTAATGTTCAGCACTTACTTGCTTCTCTTTCTCAGCTACAAGCAAAACCGTTTAGTGATACTATTTCGGAAGAAATAAGTGATACTATTCGAGAACTTGAGTACTGGAAAAAGATTGAAGCAGATTTTTGGAATCAAAAATCAAGAGATCATTGGGTCCAAGATATGGATAATAACGCGTTATTTTCATACTAG